From the Perognathus longimembris pacificus isolate PPM17 chromosome 9, ASM2315922v1, whole genome shotgun sequence genome, one window contains:
- the Rps12 gene encoding 40S ribosomal protein S12, with protein MAEEGIAAGGVMDVNTALQEVLKTALIHDGLARGIREAAKALDKRQAHLCVLASNCNEPMYVKLVEALCAEHQINLIKVDDNKKLGEWVGLCKIDREGKPRKVVGCSCVVVKDYGKESQAKDVIEEYFKCKK; from the exons ATGGCCGAGGAAGG CATTGCTGCTGGAGGTGTAATGGACGTTAATACAGCTTTACAAGAGGTGCTGAAGACCGCCCTCATCCACGACGGCCTAGCACGTGGAATCCGCGAAGCTGCCAAAGCCTTAGACAA GCGCCAAGCACATCTGTGTGTGCTTGCATCCAACTGCAATGAGCCCATGTATGTCAAGTTGGTGGAAGCCCTTTGTGCTGAGCACCAAATCAACCTTATTAAG GTCGATGACAACAAAAAACTAGGGGAGTGGGTAGGCCTCTGCAAAATAGATCGAGAGGGAAAACCCCGTAAAGTGGTTGGTTGCAGTTGTGTCGTGGTTAAG gacTATGGCAAAGAGTCTCAGGCCAAGGATGTCATCGAAGAGTACTTCAAATGcaagaaatga